The DNA region TCAATGGGTGTTCTTGCAAAAACTCTCTCTCAGTGACGGATGACTCGATGGCCGCGAAGCCGGACTTGAAGGACTCGTCAACCTCGCATTCAATGCTGGACGGTATGAAGGCGGGCGACTCCGGGCAGTGGGATCGCTTCGCGCTCCTGTTCACACCGTTGATCTACCAGTGGTGCCGCAGAGCCGGGGTTGAACATCAAGATGCGGCGGATGTGACGCAGGAGGTTTTCCGGGCCGTGGCGAAGAACCTGGGCGATTTCCGTCGCAGCCGTGAAGAGGATTCTTTTCACGGTTGGCTGTGGGGCATTACTCGATTCAAAATCCTGGATCACTTTCGGGCTGCGGCCAAACGGCCGATCGCAACAGGAGGATCGTCAGCCCTAGTCGAATGGAATCGGCTCGCCGAGAACGTGCCGGAAGTTCTCGAGTCGAAACAGGCCAAACACGACATTCGAACGATTTACCGACAAGCGGTTGAGCTCTTGAACACGGAGTTTGAACCATCCACGTGGCAAGCTTTCATTAAGGTTGCCGTCGACGGGCGACTTCCAAAAGACGTGGCCGACGAATTGGACATGACCATTGGGGCGATCTACAATGCGAAGTACAAAATCTTGCGCCGCCTGCGATCCGAGTTCCAAGAGTTCTTTTGAACGACGGACTGTCGTAGCTGGGCCGGCCACGGTTCAGACGATCATGACCAATATCCAACTGAACCCTGGCGGGATCAGCTACGGGACTTATGCCCGATCGCTCTCAACTGCGATCAATACGCAGCGTCAGCCGAAGACAGACGTTGCGGGCGACCGGCATAGATAGCCAAAGCGATGAGTAACGCGATCACGCACAACGAGATTCCGGTCGTTTCGATGTACCAAGATGAAATGTCATTCGCCATCGGCCATTTCCGCATCAAACGAACAAAGTGCATCGTGACGGCTGCTAGCAGACCCACTCGTAGGTACAGATAGGCCATGACACTCATTTCAATCGCCGTGACGACGAATGCCAACCAAGCCGGCTCGTACTGCGCGGCGACCATTGTTGACAAAACCGCGACGAAAATGGGCGCCGCCACAGCAGTGCGGCCAGTCAGAACTCGCAGCGCAATGAGAAAAAAGAGTTGGAAGAAGATACTGTAGACAATTGCCTGGGATGCGGCGGTGGTAACCTCTCCGACGGCGATGCGAAGCCCATGTAACGGCGTCAGGTTGGTGACGTTGGGAAGTCCGAACGTCGCATCGCCCCACAGTGATGGCAGATCGAAAATCAAGTGCTTGCTAATCGCGGCCAGTGCGCCGACCGTGCATCCGATCAACACATCGCGACCGACCAGGGAATCATTCCAGTTTCCGTGCAATAGACGACTCCAACTGACCAGTGAAGTGGGCCAGTGACGTCGTACCACGGGTTCAAAGGCGATATACGCGAGCCACATGACAACGTAAACCAAACAGGCGCCGGCCAGCGCGGTGACCAGTGTATCCATTTCCAGCGCATCGACCGCATGGGTGCCACCAAGCAACCAAATCATGATCACGGTAAACGCACCGAAGCCAGCCAATCGAATCGCACCAAGGCGGTCAGCTCGTTTTGCGTACAAGTTTTTTCTGACCTGCCAAACGATTAGCCCCAACAGCACCGGAATCCAGGTAATAATCAGAATCGCTAGCACCCGATTGCGACTTGCGAACCCATTCCATGGGATCACGGGCGAGGCATCGTCCCAGGGCATGACGATTCGAAAGTAAGTCACGGTATCGTCCGCTCGTGCTGCATCGATGCGAACCATCTGCTCGATCCGAGCCGCGATCGGTGTGTCAGTGTTTGCGTTGTCGATGCTTGCTGCAGAATTCACGCGAGAAGATAGTTCGTCGTCGGTCTTCGGCAAGATCCAACTGCGGCGCTCGTTCGCAAATCCCAATGGAGTGAATTCAGGCGGGATCGGCTGCAGGCGGGAAATCTGCGACGGCGACAACCCAGCCAACTCCAATGGCTGATGCCACCAGGGGTTACCTTCAGCGTCTTCAAATTCCGTGTCTTCAACATCCGGTGCAGAAGAGTCTTGACTCGAAAAGAATTCCGTGGATGGAATCGCAGAATAGTATTTGAGATTTCCCTGTGCATCTAACCGCATGTGCATGCCATCGGGTGCAAGGATCGAAGGACGAACTTCGTCGACGACCAAGAAACCATCGCCTTTCCAATAGGGCAGCAGCGCGATCAAGGGCGTTGGACTTTCCCGATACCAGAAATAAGAACTTTCGTAAGCACTGTAAGATCGATTTCCTGACTCGTGCTGGTCTGGTGCAGCCGCGTTGTTGCTGAACCATCGCATCGCTGGTCGATTGGCGACGTATCGGTACACGTTGCTGGTCCCCGCGGGCCAACCAAGCAATTCTCGGTACTCGGAAGCATCATCGGCTAGTGAAGTCAATGAGCGATCAATGCCGAATTGCTGAAACGTCGTGCTGAAATATGCCACTGCGATCAAGACGCTGATGCAGGCCGCCATGATCCAACCGATGCGATGTCGGTCGATCGTGCTGTTTCGTGATCGCACTTCGGCGATCATATTGGGCGAGGCCATCTCACCAGATCGAAAGGCGTCAGACAACGATAAGCGTCCCGGCAGCGTTTCCGCGAAAGCGGCAACACTGGACGGTCGGTCTTCGGGTTTGCGGCGTAGACAAGTCGCGATTGCGGTAACGATCGCGGGCGAGATGTCATTGCGTTTTAGGATTGCCTGTTCGGCTTCGTCTCGCTGGTGCATCCTCCCAATTTCGTCTCGTGAGGTGCCGTTATGCGCGGGCTTGCCCGTCAGCACTTCGAACAGAATCAGTCCTAGCGAGAACAGGTCCGACTGGACGCTCGTTTCGTTGCGTGCCATTTGCTCCGGTGCCATATAGTTAGGCGAACCCGTCAAGCCTTCATTTGGGTCGATCAGGTTTTTCTCGCGAGCAAGTCCAAAGTCGGCGATACGCGCTCGTCCACGCTCATCAATCATGACGTTCGCGGATTTCAAGTCACGATGTAAAACTCCGACTTGGTGAGCGGCATGGAGTCCGTCGCAAATCTGATGAGCCAGTTCCAATGCTTTCGGCTCCGGAAGCGGTCCGACTCTGCGAAGCAACGATTTCAGATCTTCGCCCTCGATGTATTCCATCGACAAACAATGCTGGCCGTCAACTTCCACTAGGTCGTGTACACGACAAATGTGTGGATTGGTCAGACGCTGGGACAGACGCACCTCTTTGTACAGGTACTCCAAATGTCGTTGGTTGCCCGCTCGTTCGACGGGCAAAAACTTTAAGGCGACCGTGTGCCCCAGGCGTATGTCTTCAGCCCGATAGACTTCACCCATGCCGCCGCGGCCGAGCATAGAAACAATCCGATAACGATCAGCGAGCAATTGACCTGGCATGAACCTCGCACCGGCTCCAGATCGATTGCCGCTACCACTTAGCGGCTTTACAGGCCGCGAATCGGCCGTGACGGTCGGTGCATTTCCCGCGGGTTTGTGCCGATTGTCGTCATCAAGATCGCTGGTTACATCCAATTGGGATCGAGTGAACTCCTCTCCTCCCACAGAGAAACTGGCGTTGAGGTCGTCTTGGATGGTTTCCAGCCGAGTTCGTAGAAACACCGACTCATCGCCCGTCCATCCCTCTAAAAATGACTCGATTGGCGGTCTTTCACCATTTCGCAATTGCCGCTGAAAGTCGTCGCAGAGCTTTTGGATTTTGCGCTGAACCTGTGAAGGAAAATCTGATTGCATGGCCGAGGTCAGGGTGTAAGCGAAACGTCGAAACGAAGTAGCGACATCGGGCGACGCTTCAACTGGAGAGCCAACCTATCCAAAGCTAGCTTTGAAAACAATCGTCAAGAAGGGGCCGACAAGCACTGGATTCCGCTATCGTTTTGTCCCTTTTCGCGTGAGTTCGCGAAAAATGCTGTGAGACTCACGCGATGAAGGGAGATAGAAAGAAGTGCGTGCAGCTTGACTGTGGTCGCCGAGTCCCTTCCATGTCGTCTCTAGCCCCTTGTGATCTAAACTCATGTCCGAGCACATCTGTCACCCTACAAAGGCCGATTTGCAAGGTTTATGGGATGGCCGTATCAATCGCGAACAAGCGGACCTCATTTCCCGGCACCTGGACGAATGCGAAGCATGTCTCGCCTGTATTGAACTGATTTCACTCACATCAGACCCTCTGATCGCCAAATTGATCGGATCTAATAATCGCTTTCGGTTTTCAAATGAACTGTCACTCGCTCAGGCTCGCACCACACTCCGTCGTCGCGCCCACGATATGTCCAGCGGCGAAACTAGAAATGACCACTAGATATTTGCAGCGTTTAAGTAGAAAATCTATCTTGGCGAGCGCTAACGGCTTTATTGCGGGGGTGAGTCAAGGGAGGCTTTGGATCGCTAAGAGCATCTAACATTTCAGTTTCAATTTCCGCTGCTTCGATGAGCCCATCTGTGACAAACAAGTCAGATCAGCCCCTGCGCCGTGTCAACCGAGGGTTCACTCTTATAGAGCTATTGGTTGTGATCGCCATCATTGGCGTGCTGGTTGGATTGTTGTTGCCAGCCGTTCAAGCTGCTCGTGAAGCGGCACGCCGAATGAGTTGCCAGAACAATATAAAACAGTGTGGGCTGGCTCTCCACAACTTCCACGGTGCATTTTCTGAGTTCCCAGGTTACTGGGAATACGGTTTCTCGGGTGCCCCGGGGCCGACAACGAAGTTGAAGCTACAAAGCTGGGTGATTTCCACCGCACCGTATCTGGAGCAAACCGGATTGTTTGAGGCATACGACAAAACAACTTTCTTTGCTGACACGGTCAATCAACCCGTGGTCAGTTCGCCGATTCCTTCTATGGTTTGCCCGTCGGCAGCGCGAAGCAACCCGACCATCACCAAGGCTTTTGATCCGGCTAATGGTTACAACGTGGATCAACTTGCCCTGGCTGGATTACCAATCAATCCAGCAGCGTTTGTCCGCACCAATACCGTGCTCGGAGTCTCAGACTATTCGATCTGCAACGCAGTGGCAGGCAATTTGCTTATCAGCGCGGGATTGGATCGCAACGGCAATGGCACGATCGAGACGACGGATGATCCTCGAATCAAACCCGATTTTGAAGGCAGGCCCGTGGTGATGGGAATGTGGCCCAATCCCACTGTCGACTTTGCGACTCTGACAAGATGGGCAACCGGCCAGATCTCCGATACCGGGCTTCTGTCAAATCGTTCGAGAATGCGAGATCTGCTGGACGGATTGAGCAACACGATCATGTTGGTAGAGTGCGGTGGTCGTCCTGACAAGTTTTTGTTGGGCCGGCTTGATCCCAGCGGCACGGACGTCGAATCGGCGGGTTGGTCAGATCCGACCAACCAATTTTACGCGGATAACGAACGAGCGATCAACTACACCAATGATGATGAGATCTATTCGTTCCACGGTGGTGGTGCCAATTTCTTGTTGGCCGATGGATCAGTCCGATTTCTCACCGAGAGTATTTCTGCGAAGGTGTTGGTTGACTTGATCTCACATCAGGGCCGCGAAGTGATTGAAGAGTTTTAGGGAATTCTCATTTTTCTCGTTTGGCCGCAGGAGCTGATGCATGAGAAAATCGACCACTCGGCGTTCACCGTGTGGGATCGGAAGGCAGGCACGCCGCTACGGCAAATTGATGCTGCGCAGACCGGGAGCATCACCGCCCTAGCACCTAGCCCCGACGCACCGGCCATTCCGTATCCGACAGTCGCCAAGATGTAGCCGTTCGTGAAGGACGCCGCTGTGCGAAGACCTGCCCGGAGTCGTCGAAGGCGAACAGGTGAAGGATGCCGAGCCGCATACATTGGAAGTGACCGTGCGCCTCGACGGCGAAAACGCGACCATCACCACCAATCTCGTCGGCCAGCCGCTTTACGAATGGACAGGCTCCATCGCCGCGCTCAGCCAGAGTAAAGTCTGGTACAAGGCGCAGCCCGGTGTCCTGGCCATACGCACCAAGCTCGGCGGCTGGGTGGTGTCGGAAGTTAAGGTGAAAAAGTTAGACGCGGCGCTCGAAGCAGGCGAGAAGCCTGACGCATTGGGTGAATATTGGGCTTCGACAAACCATGTACTCCGGGGGATGATGCAGCCTCACACGGTTACCAACGGTTCGAGCAAAATCCAAAACGCTCTTCCGTTTTTTTAAGAAAAAAAACGACTCCCGGTCGTTTGACTCTGGGGGCTTTCTGGGATAATCGGGCCGTTTCGGAACTGCACGTGAAGCGAATCGACTCGTTCAAAAGTACGCAATGAACCATAATTCACCGGACGCGAGTCGTGACGACACAAACCACGTTCGCTCAAACTCATTACCGGACAGTGAAGTTCTGATCGATCAGATCGCTGAGGAGTTTCTATTAGCGACGCGTGAGGGGAAGATCACGGGAATTGATGCATTTGTCGGTTCGCATCCCCAAGTGATCAAGACCCCAGCCATTGACGGGCCGCTTCGGCGGATGCTGGAAACCCTGTGTGTGCTGCATAGTCTCGGTGCTGAATCGTTCGTTGATGAAAAGCGGTTCGAGCCGCCGTCACTGCCCGAAGCCGGTTGGCCCGAGATCGAAGACTACGAATTGATTCGCGTCGCCGGACGTGGCGGGATGGGGGTCGTGTATGAAGCGGTTCAAGTGCCACTGTCGCGAAAAGTGGCGCTCAAAGTCTTGCCAAGTCACGCGGCAACCAATCCCGGCGCGGTAGCACGGTTCCAGCAGGAAGCTCGTTCAGCGGCCGGGCTTCACCACACCAACATCGTTCCGGTGTTCGAGGTCGGCGATGACGGCAAGCATTGTTACTATGCGATGCAATTCATCGGAGGCTATTCGCTTGACGCGGTGATCCGCCAATTGCGCGAGATCCGCGACAAAGATAGGGCCCAATCACGTCTCGGTTTACCGAATGAAGTCCGTCAAGGTGAGCCGAAGGCGCTGGCAGCAGACAAAGAACGATCCGCGGTCACGGTAGCCGCGACGAACACCAAAAATGCTGCCGCCGATTCGCGACTCATGACATCGTGCATTGCCTCGGTGTTGGAACTGCCGCAAACGCAACCGATCCTTGGCAGCGACGACACGGTCCCGATTGCCAAAGGAAGTTCGACATTGACGGTGTCGGGGCAGTCCAAACCGTTCTTTCGCAACGTCGCGCGAATCGGACAGCAAGTTGCCGATGGACTCCAGCATGCTCACGAACGTGGCATTGTGCATCGCGATGTCAAACCGTCCAACATCCTCTTGGATCCGCAAGGAGTCGCGTGGATCACGGACTTTGGACTTGCGAAAACAGATGACATCGACTTCACCCGTGATGGTGACGTCGTTGGGACGCTGCGGTACATGTCACCGGAACGTTTTACGGGATCCTGTGATGCCAGCAGCGATGTCTACTCGTTGGGCGTGACGCTGTACGAGATGCTGGCGTTACAAACGCCATTTGCCGCGTACGATCGTGTCAGTTTGATCGCCGCGATCCGCGACAAGCAACCGGCTCCGCTGCGATCGTTGAATCATCGCGTACCGCATGACCTGCAAACCATTGTCGACAAAGCGATGGAAAAGGATCCTCGCCGGCGCTATCGCACGGCCGCGGCAATGGCCGACGACTTGGAACGGTTCTTGGACGGTCGCCCTATCCGCGCTCGCCGCGTCGGATCGGTCGAGCGGTTGTGGCTGTGGTCAAGGAGTAACGTCGGGCTGGCATCGTCGATCGCCACGATCGCGGCTGTCCTGGTCGTGGCCAGCGTGGTCAGCACGTAGCAGGCAGTTCGTTAGAATGAATCAGAGAAGGAAGCCACCCGACATGCCGCTCGGGCTGGTTGTCGTGATACGGCGACAACGAGCTGATCATTCTGAGCGCTAGTTCTGGAAAGAAAACACGATCATTGCACTTCATGGGCGATGAGGTGCGACGGCTCAGTCCCAGCGGAGCTGTCGTTGCAACCAACAATGCGAACCGCATCCGTCTGGCGGTGACGCGAGCGGAATGGTTCGGATTCATAGTGCAACCGATGGCGACGAGATGCTGGCCCTTTACGGTCTGTCGCAGATGTGGACTTCTGTCCCAATGGGACACTCATCGCCGCAATTGGCAGGGATGGGCTTGTCAAAATTTGGGATCGCAAGATTTCGAACCGCGCGGCAATGTCATTCCCGCCATCGAATTTGAATCATCCGTCGCCCGCACCGAAATCCGAGGCCAAGAAGCCGCGATAATCCAGCTGCCGCCGCATAATTTCCACTACAGCCGCTAAATGCTTCGAGGGGGGGCATGGGGAAGTGAAAAGCCTGGCGAGATTTGCTCCCTCGTAATGGAAACAAACTCGCATCCCCGGATGAGTGCCGGCCAGCATTGATCACCACAAATCGTCCACTCGGAAGATGACGATGCGGCCGAGAGGACTCGAACCTCCACGGGATTAACTCCCACAAGGCCCTCAACCTTGCGCGTCTGCCAGTTTCGCCACGGCCGCTTGATTCGTGTCTTTGGTGTCTGCAGATGGGCAAAGTGTCTCAGATTGCACTTTCACGTCAACGCCCTGACGCCCCGGTTTGACCATGATTTTCAACTTTCAGCCTCGATTGCGCCGACTTTGCGGGCCAGCGGCATCGTCGGCGCGGGGGATCGACGTTGACCTTGGGGCCGTCTTTGTCGAGAATCGTAGTGCAGCGCCGCACCCAAAACGTGGGATAGGCTTCCAGCCTGTCGTCTAGCCTGTCATTGAAAACTAGGCGAAAATGACAGGCTGGAAGCCTATCCCACGTTGAATTCCACTAGGTATCTAGGTTCCCTTTCAAACATGTCTTCGCTCGTCACCGAACCTGAACTCGGTACTTATTGTCGCCAAACTGCCGAAGCTGCACGTGCGGCGTCGTACGAGTTGGCATCGCTTGATACGGAAGTTAAGAACCGCTGGCTGCACCAATCTGCGGACGCCCTGGTCGCCCATTCGGACAAGATCATCGCTGCGAACCAACTCGATTTGGCTGCGGCGCCGGAATACGGATTGACAGACGCTGCGATCGATCGACTTCGACTGGACGACCAACGAATTGCCGCGATCGCCGCGGGGCTGCGAGAGATCGCGGCGCTGCCCGATCCGATTGGTGAAGTGATTGACGGATTCACGCGTCCGGGCGGACTGCAAATCTTGAAGCGACGTGTTCCGTTGGGCGTCGTGTTCTTCATCTACGAAAGCCGCCCCAACGTGACTGCTGACGCGGCCGGCATCTGCGTCAAGAGCGGCAATGCGGTGATCCTTCGCGGCGGCAAGGAAGCCATCCACAGCAGTCGCGCCATCGTCGACCAATTGTCGGCCGTCGCGGTCCAAAGCGGAATCCCAAAAGCTGCGGTGCAATTGGTCGCTACCACGGATCGCGCCGCCGTCGGCGAATTCTTGACGATGAGCGACTTGATCGACGTGACGATCCCCCGCGGTGGCGAAGGGCTGATCCGTCGGGTTGCAACAGAAGCGACGATGCCGGTCATCAAACACTTCGACGGCAATTGCCACGTCTATGTGGATACCTCGGCCGACATCGACATGGCCGCGTCCATCATTGAAAACGCGAAGTGCCAGCGTATGGGTGTATGCAACGCGTGCGAGTCGCTGTTGATTCACGAATCGGTCGCGTCGACGGCATTGCCCGCGATTGCCGATCGTTTACGAAAATACAACATCGAAATGCGTGCCGATGCTCGAGCCAAAGAGTGGTTGCCCGATGCGGTCGCAGCGACTGAGGAAGACTGGGGCACCGAATACTTGGGGCCAACGATCAGCATTGCGGTCGTGGACTCGATCAGCCAGGCAATCGAGCACATCAACCGTTACGGATCGCACCATACCGACGCGATCGTCACCAACGACCTGCAGGCTGCGGACACGTTCACGACGCGTGTCGACAGCGCTGCGGTGATGGTCAACGCCAGCACTAGGTTTAACGACGGTGGCGTTTTCGGCTTGGGCGCCGAGATCGGAATATCAACCGATAAATTTCATGCTCGCGGGCCCTGTGGGTTGCGCGAACTTACCAGCTACAAATACATCGTTCGTGGAAACGGACAGATCAGGGAATAGGTGTCTGGAATCATGCGTTTATTGTTCTTACCAGATTGACCTATCAAGGCGCGTGGGTGCGATGTCATCGTTTCGTCCACTTTGGATTGCGTTTGAAATTGGCAACGGGCGGCGATGACCTGCGAATGTTCGTTCTGCAAGAGTGTGTTTTACTTCCATCCTGATCGCCACGACCTGATCTTTCAACCGAAGGGGACACGGACATGTCCGATGAATCACTGAGCCAAAACCAAGTCGAAAGCCTGTTGAAGGCGATGGAAACGGTCGACGGTGCACCACCGAAACCGCAGACTCCTAAATTCAGCGACGAAAAAAGTCCGACGGCGGGTGCGCGAACGACTCCGGCTGCCCCGGCTGCGGCTCCTCGTGTGACTGCGTATGACTTCAAGCGACCCGAACGGGTCGGCAAGGATCAAATGCGAGCCATGCATTCCTTGCACGAATCGCTCGCTCGTAACTTCGGTGCGTCGGTTTCCGGCATGCTGCGAACGATGATCGAAGTCAAGCTGTTGAGCGTGGATCAATTGACGTACAGCGAGTTTGTTTTCAGCTTGGACAACCCTAGCTGCTTCAACGTTCTGGCGCCGTCCCCTTTGAACGGCAATTGGATCTTAGACATCGCGCCGACGCTGTCGTATGCGATCATCGACCGGATGCTTGGTGGTGACCCTGATCCGAACGAGACGATACGTCGGCCGCTGACCGAAATCGAGAATCGACTGATCGGTCGTGTCGTCGAACTGTTCCTGAAACGGCTGCGCGAATCTTGGGAGAACATCGTCGATCTCGAATTGACGATCGAGAAAGTCGAAAGCAACCCGCAGCTGGTTCAAATCGTTCCGCCCAACGAAGTCGTGATCCTGGTCGGATTCGAAGTCTTGTTGGGCAAGAACCGCGGAATGATGAATCTGTGCATCCCTTTCAACACGATCGAGAATTTCAATTCTCGGCTGTCACGCAACGGATGGGTCGGCTACGGAAAAGGGACGCCCACCGAAGAAACGCGTGGAAAAATCTCGACCAGCATGAGCGAGGCGCCGGTGGATATTGTGGTCACGTTGGCGAGATCGAAGATTCGGACCGGAGACCTGCTGGAGCTGGCGGTCGGCGACATCATCACGACAGAAAAAGAAATCAATTCGCCGCTGGAGCTTGCGGTTCAAGATGTCCCGAAATTCAATGCCCGCGTGGGTGCATTCAAGGGCAAGAAAGCGGTTCGCATCGAATCGGTGATGGAGCGTCCAAAGAGAGACGCTCCGCCACCAGAATCGAAGTGATTGGCGACCGCTTAACGTCGCCTATCGCCAATCACGATTGTTCTCAGTCAAACTGATAACGGCTTTACGCCATTTCCTTCAGACCCTTCAAAGGGCGGATCGACAACTTCTTGCTGGCGGGCTTGGGCTTCAACCAGATTTCTTGTCCGTCGGCCGGGTTACGTCCCTTACGCTTTGGCTTTGCTGGAACGTCCTTCAGGACGATCTTGCAGAGGCCAGGGATCGCGAATTGGCCAGGGCCGCCCTTGCCAAGCGACTTGGCGATTTCGGCGGTCAACGCGTCGAAGACGGCCGCTACGTCCTTTTTGGACAGTTCGGTCTCTTCAGCGATGTTAGCAAGGATTTGCGTCTTGGTGGGTGCTTTGGGAGCAACGGCGGCTTTTGCCATGGGGTCGAACCTTGTTTGTAGACGTGAATTGGAATCGATCGGGGCATCCAATAATTCAGCCCGCGATTACTATCGGCAAAGTGTTATGCCGCATTCGGTCTTGTTGCAACCCGGCTTCGACCAAAAAAGCCCACGATTTGCGGGTTTTTCGATCGGACTTGACACGCCGAGAGCCATTTGACCTAGATCTGACATCCTCCAAGAACCCCGTTTTTACGGTTTTCTATGCGTTTTTCGCTTTTAAAAGCGACGTCGTCAGGCCGTAAAACAAGCCCTCGAACGACTTTCGGCACCCCACGAAAAGCTGCATTTGCGATGTGAATCCTCCGTCGTTCGGAGGAGTTTTCGCACGCCATCGGTGACGCGGCGGATGTCAAATGTCGGTGCTCAGAACCTGATCAATGGCTTCGCTAGAGATCGATTCTTCGTCCGCTATTTGCTCGCCAGCAACCGAGATTCGCGTCAGCTCCGGTGCAACGGATTGCATCGCGGAATCGATCGACGAAACGTCCGTGACGTTCGCGTTCTGGGCGATATCCGCTCGATTCGCGTCGGCGGACTCGTCCGCATTGTCGTCCAGCGTCGTTGCCAATGGGGATGTATTCGGAGCGTCGAGCAACGAAGGCACAAAGACATCTGCGACCGTTACGCCGGCGGTTGCAACGGACTCACCTTCGGCTTGCTGTTCACCGAACGTCAACGAGCTTGATGACAGTCCGCTTGAGGACTCCGATGCAAGCGGTTGTGTGCTGGAAATCGTCGACACACTGCCGGTCGATCCGGTTGTCGTTGTGGTGGTCGTGGTTGTCGGAGTGGTCGGCGTGAACGCAACACCGCTCGATTGGACGTTGATTCGGTAGAGCCGCAACCCGTCGACTTCGCCGCGAAATTCGACGTTCCGATTGTTGACGGTTGAAACAGTGGCTTGAACTTCCTCGGTGGTTGCGGCTGTTCCCGTGCCGGTCGGCGCGGTGCCGCGAATCGTCACGTTCGTACCCGCTTCGTCCAACGTCACGACCGGCGATGTGATCGTGTCGGTATTTTGCGAAGGAATGACCAAGGTATGTGATTGTCCCGGGGCAACGGCAACAAGCAAGGACTTGCGAGGCGAAGTGCCCATCCAATCGCGGATCGAAATGTACTGGGCCTTCAACTGGCCGACATCGATTTGAACCGTCGAATCGCCGTCTTCGGCCGCACTGACGACGTCAATCGTACGAGCTTCCGAAGCACCTTGTAGGAACCCGAGTGCCGGGATGTCGATTTGGTAATTTCCAGGTAGCACGTTCTGGAAGGAATACGAATCGCCGCTTACGGTCAGGGCCGCATTGACGTCGTTGCCCAAGGCATCGGTGCCTTTAAGAGCCAACGACGCTGGTACGAATGCCGAATTCGCGTTGTAGTCCAGG from Rubripirellula tenax includes:
- a CDS encoding serine/threonine-protein kinase gives rise to the protein MQSDFPSQVQRKIQKLCDDFQRQLRNGERPPIESFLEGWTGDESVFLRTRLETIQDDLNASFSVGGEEFTRSQLDVTSDLDDDNRHKPAGNAPTVTADSRPVKPLSGSGNRSGAGARFMPGQLLADRYRIVSMLGRGGMGEVYRAEDIRLGHTVALKFLPVERAGNQRHLEYLYKEVRLSQRLTNPHICRVHDLVEVDGQHCLSMEYIEGEDLKSLLRRVGPLPEPKALELAHQICDGLHAAHQVGVLHRDLKSANVMIDERGRARIADFGLAREKNLIDPNEGLTGSPNYMAPEQMARNETSVQSDLFSLGLILFEVLTGKPAHNGTSRDEIGRMHQRDEAEQAILKRNDISPAIVTAIATCLRRKPEDRPSSVAAFAETLPGRLSLSDAFRSGEMASPNMIAEVRSRNSTIDRHRIGWIMAACISVLIAVAYFSTTFQQFGIDRSLTSLADDASEYRELLGWPAGTSNVYRYVANRPAMRWFSNNAAAPDQHESGNRSYSAYESSYFWYRESPTPLIALLPYWKGDGFLVVDEVRPSILAPDGMHMRLDAQGNLKYYSAIPSTEFFSSQDSSAPDVEDTEFEDAEGNPWWHQPLELAGLSPSQISRLQPIPPEFTPLGFANERRSWILPKTDDELSSRVNSAASIDNANTDTPIAARIEQMVRIDAARADDTVTYFRIVMPWDDASPVIPWNGFASRNRVLAILIITWIPVLLGLIVWQVRKNLYAKRADRLGAIRLAGFGAFTVIMIWLLGGTHAVDALEMDTLVTALAGACLVYVVMWLAYIAFEPVVRRHWPTSLVSWSRLLHGNWNDSLVGRDVLIGCTVGALAAISKHLIFDLPSLWGDATFGLPNVTNLTPLHGLRIAVGEVTTAASQAIVYSIFFQLFFLIALRVLTGRTAVAAPIFVAVLSTMVAAQYEPAWLAFVVTAIEMSVMAYLYLRVGLLAAVTMHFVRLMRKWPMANDISSWYIETTGISLCVIALLIALAIYAGRPQRLSSADAAY
- a CDS encoding serine/threonine-protein kinase — translated: MNHNSPDASRDDTNHVRSNSLPDSEVLIDQIAEEFLLATREGKITGIDAFVGSHPQVIKTPAIDGPLRRMLETLCVLHSLGAESFVDEKRFEPPSLPEAGWPEIEDYELIRVAGRGGMGVVYEAVQVPLSRKVALKVLPSHAATNPGAVARFQQEARSAAGLHHTNIVPVFEVGDDGKHCYYAMQFIGGYSLDAVIRQLREIRDKDRAQSRLGLPNEVRQGEPKALAADKERSAVTVAATNTKNAAADSRLMTSCIASVLELPQTQPILGSDDTVPIAKGSSTLTVSGQSKPFFRNVARIGQQVADGLQHAHERGIVHRDVKPSNILLDPQGVAWITDFGLAKTDDIDFTRDGDVVGTLRYMSPERFTGSCDASSDVYSLGVTLYEMLALQTPFAAYDRVSLIAAIRDKQPAPLRSLNHRVPHDLQTIVDKAMEKDPRRRYRTAAAMADDLERFLDGRPIRARRVGSVERLWLWSRSNVGLASSIATIAAVLVVASVVST
- a CDS encoding RNA polymerase sigma factor, which codes for MAAKPDLKDSSTSHSMLDGMKAGDSGQWDRFALLFTPLIYQWCRRAGVEHQDAADVTQEVFRAVAKNLGDFRRSREEDSFHGWLWGITRFKILDHFRAAAKRPIATGGSSALVEWNRLAENVPEVLESKQAKHDIRTIYRQAVELLNTEFEPSTWQAFIKVAVDGRLPKDVADELDMTIGAIYNAKYKILRRLRSEFQEFF
- a CDS encoding DUF1559 domain-containing protein, with the protein product MTNKSDQPLRRVNRGFTLIELLVVIAIIGVLVGLLLPAVQAAREAARRMSCQNNIKQCGLALHNFHGAFSEFPGYWEYGFSGAPGPTTKLKLQSWVISTAPYLEQTGLFEAYDKTTFFADTVNQPVVSSPIPSMVCPSAARSNPTITKAFDPANGYNVDQLALAGLPINPAAFVRTNTVLGVSDYSICNAVAGNLLISAGLDRNGNGTIETTDDPRIKPDFEGRPVVMGMWPNPTVDFATLTRWATGQISDTGLLSNRSRMRDLLDGLSNTIMLVECGGRPDKFLLGRLDPSGTDVESAGWSDPTNQFYADNERAINYTNDDEIYSFHGGGANFLLADGSVRFLTESISAKVLVDLISHQGREVIEEF
- a CDS encoding glutamate-5-semialdehyde dehydrogenase yields the protein MSSLVTEPELGTYCRQTAEAARAASYELASLDTEVKNRWLHQSADALVAHSDKIIAANQLDLAAAPEYGLTDAAIDRLRLDDQRIAAIAAGLREIAALPDPIGEVIDGFTRPGGLQILKRRVPLGVVFFIYESRPNVTADAAGICVKSGNAVILRGGKEAIHSSRAIVDQLSAVAVQSGIPKAAVQLVATTDRAAVGEFLTMSDLIDVTIPRGGEGLIRRVATEATMPVIKHFDGNCHVYVDTSADIDMAASIIENAKCQRMGVCNACESLLIHESVASTALPAIADRLRKYNIEMRADARAKEWLPDAVAATEEDWGTEYLGPTISIAVVDSISQAIEHINRYGSHHTDAIVTNDLQAADTFTTRVDSAAVMVNASTRFNDGGVFGLGAEIGISTDKFHARGPCGLRELTSYKYIVRGNGQIRE